A genomic region of Bacillota bacterium contains the following coding sequences:
- the rplU gene encoding 50S ribosomal protein L21 gives MYAVIETGGKQYKVQEGDVLFVDRISAEEGSIVTFEKVLALSKEGVVTFGKPLLDNVMVEARVLGHGKHKKIIVFKYKPKKNYRRKQGHRQPYTRVQIERIVTEGASAQELSVQEGSSVQTEEQSVQIEE, from the coding sequence ATGTATGCAGTTATAGAAACGGGCGGAAAACAGTATAAGGTGCAGGAAGGTGATGTGTTGTTTGTTGATAGGATATCGGCTGAAGAAGGTTCTATAGTTACTTTTGAAAAGGTGCTGGCACTTTCTAAAGAAGGTGTAGTTACTTTTGGAAAGCCTTTGTTGGATAATGTTATGGTAGAAGCCAGAGTTCTAGGGCATGGAAAGCATAAAAAAATCATTGTATTTAAATATAAGCCAAAGAAAAACTATAGAAGAAAACAAGGACACAGGCAGCCTTATACTAGAGTCCAAATTGAGAGAATAGTTACTGAGGGGGCATCAGCTCAAGAATTATCAGTACAGGAAGGCTCATCAGTACAAACTGAAGAGCAATCGGTACAAATTGAAGAATAG